A region from the Desulfitobacterium dehalogenans ATCC 51507 genome encodes:
- a CDS encoding ferritin — translation MLDREVALLLNEQINKELYSAYLYLDMANYYSDNGLDGFENWFYIQAQEERDHAMLLRTYLLNNDEKVTLDAIAAPDLTYEDFKAPLLAALKHEQMVTASINTIYAAAYEKKDFRTMQFLDWFVKEQGEEEKTSTDLISKFELFGQDPKSLYMLNQELGARVYSAPSLVL, via the coding sequence ATGCTCGACCGTGAAGTAGCTTTATTGCTCAACGAACAAATCAACAAGGAACTTTATTCGGCTTATCTCTATTTGGATATGGCCAATTATTATTCTGACAATGGTTTAGATGGCTTTGAAAATTGGTTTTATATCCAAGCCCAGGAAGAAAGAGACCATGCCATGCTCCTCCGGACCTATCTTCTCAACAATGATGAAAAAGTTACCCTTGATGCCATAGCTGCTCCCGACCTTACTTATGAAGATTTTAAAGCTCCCCTTCTTGCCGCCTTGAAGCACGAGCAAATGGTGACGGCTTCCATAAACACTATTTACGCTGCAGCATATGAGAAAAAAGACTTCCGCACCATGCAATTTTTAGATTGGTTCGTCAAGGAGCAAGGTGAAGAAGAGAAAACCTCCACCGATCTTATCAGCAAGTTCGAACTTTTTGGTCAAGATCCAAAAAGTCTCTATATGCTGAACCAGGAGCTGGGAGCCCGGGTCTATTCAGCACCTTCTCTGGTACTTTAA
- a CDS encoding ABC transporter ATP-binding protein: MNDYIIEMLNITKEFPGIVANDTITLRLKKGEIHALLGENGAGKSTLMSVLFGLYQPEKGEIRKNGKTVKINNPNDANALGIGMVHQHFKLVEIFTVLENIMLGVEPHTLGFLQKKKAKEKIVELSRQYGLEVNPDAIIEKISVGMQQRVEILKMLYRDNEILIFDEPTAVLTPQEIDELMEIMRRFAQEGKSILFITHKLNEIMAVADRCTVLRKGQYVGTVEIKDTTKEELSRMMVGRDVSFRVQKEASKPERVVLSVRNVSVPSKTSKKNAVNNVSLDVRAGEIVCLAGIDGNGQTEFVSALTGLERHTSGTITLCDQDISKASIRTRSKSGMSHIPEDRHKYGLVLDYTLEDNLVIQRYWQPQFQRFGFIRRKAVRAYAEGIIKQYDVRSGQGPITIARSMSGGNQQKAIIGREIDKDHELLVAVQPTRGLDVGAIEYIHKQLVARRNAGKAVLLVSLELDEVMNVSDRILVMYEGEIVGELDPKTTTVQELGLYMSGAKRNQKEGSHAE; the protein is encoded by the coding sequence ATGAACGATTATATTATTGAAATGCTCAATATCACTAAAGAGTTCCCCGGTATCGTCGCCAACGACACTATAACTTTGCGTCTGAAAAAAGGCGAGATTCACGCTCTGTTAGGAGAAAACGGTGCCGGAAAGTCCACCCTTATGAGCGTTTTATTCGGTTTATACCAACCGGAGAAAGGCGAAATCCGTAAAAATGGAAAAACCGTAAAAATCAATAATCCCAATGACGCTAACGCTTTAGGTATTGGCATGGTTCATCAGCATTTTAAACTGGTGGAAATCTTTACTGTTCTCGAAAATATTATGCTAGGAGTCGAACCCCATACCCTGGGTTTTTTGCAAAAGAAAAAGGCCAAGGAAAAAATCGTTGAACTAAGCAGGCAATATGGCCTGGAAGTGAATCCCGACGCCATCATCGAAAAAATATCCGTGGGCATGCAGCAAAGGGTTGAGATTCTCAAAATGCTCTATCGGGATAACGAAATTCTGATCTTTGATGAACCCACAGCCGTTTTAACCCCTCAAGAAATCGATGAACTTATGGAAATCATGCGCCGCTTTGCCCAAGAAGGCAAATCGATCTTATTTATAACTCATAAATTAAACGAGATAATGGCAGTTGCCGATCGCTGCACCGTACTGCGCAAAGGACAATATGTGGGCACTGTTGAAATAAAAGATACCACAAAAGAAGAACTCTCCCGTATGATGGTGGGCCGGGATGTAAGCTTCAGGGTTCAAAAGGAAGCGAGTAAACCTGAGCGAGTAGTCTTATCCGTAAGGAATGTCTCTGTTCCCTCCAAAACCAGTAAGAAAAACGCCGTAAACAATGTCTCTTTAGACGTTCGCGCCGGCGAAATAGTCTGCCTGGCCGGTATTGACGGCAATGGACAAACCGAATTTGTCTCTGCCCTGACCGGGCTGGAAAGACACACAAGCGGTACCATTACCCTTTGTGATCAAGATATAAGCAAAGCTTCCATCCGTACCCGGTCCAAATCCGGTATGAGCCATATTCCCGAGGACCGGCACAAGTACGGCCTGGTCCTGGATTATACTTTAGAAGATAATCTGGTTATACAGCGTTACTGGCAGCCACAGTTTCAACGGTTTGGATTTATCAGGCGCAAGGCCGTGCGGGCCTATGCTGAAGGAATAATCAAACAGTACGATGTGCGAAGCGGACAAGGGCCGATTACCATCGCCCGCAGCATGTCCGGAGGAAACCAGCAAAAGGCCATTATTGGCAGGGAAATAGACAAAGATCACGAACTGTTGGTGGCGGTACAGCCCACCCGGGGCCTGGATGTCGGTGCTATCGAATATATCCATAAGCAGCTGGTGGCCCGTCGCAACGCCGGAAAAGCGGTCTTATTGGTCTCCCTGGAACTTGACGAAGTTATGAACGTCAGCGATCGAATCCTGGTTATGTATGAAGGGGAAATCGTCGGCGAACTGGACCCCAAGACCACCACTGTTCAGGAACTGGGTCTTTACATGTCCGGAGCAAAACGCAACCAAAAGGAGGGCTCCCATGCAGAATAA
- a CDS encoding BMP family lipoprotein, translating to MKKITSVLLALLLVALLATGCGSTPSANNAGNSGTPSGGGFEIALITDKGNIDDKSFNQGSWEGVVEFAEANNITHKYYKPEEASDAGYLAAIDLAVTGGAKVIVTPGFLFEVPIFEAQTIYPDVKFILLDGAPHTADYKTFDTKGNVASIMYSEEESGYLAGYAAVMDGMTKLGFMGGMAVPAVQSFGYGYLQGAEAAAAELGLADGAISAIYHYTGDFNETDNNKATAKTMYQGGTEVIFACGGAVGKSVMSAAAEAGKKVIGVDVDQRYDSETVITSATKGLRASVVQVLESIYKTDSWSTFAGQTTYFAAANDGIGLPTAVIGDAKANAFDRFGKFTVEQYEKVFKSLVDGSVDPIRTIEVKDANGYATADELVSGLKLSKVTVEVR from the coding sequence ATGAAAAAAATCACATCCGTTCTATTGGCACTCTTATTGGTGGCCCTTTTGGCTACAGGATGCGGCAGCACTCCATCCGCCAATAATGCAGGCAATAGCGGCACCCCAAGCGGTGGAGGTTTTGAGATCGCTCTCATTACCGACAAAGGCAATATTGATGACAAGTCCTTTAACCAGGGATCTTGGGAAGGCGTTGTCGAATTTGCTGAAGCCAACAACATTACCCACAAATACTACAAACCTGAAGAAGCTTCCGACGCAGGTTATCTGGCAGCCATTGATTTAGCTGTTACCGGCGGGGCTAAAGTAATTGTCACCCCCGGCTTCTTGTTTGAGGTACCTATTTTTGAAGCTCAAACCATATATCCTGATGTGAAATTCATCCTCTTGGATGGAGCGCCTCACACTGCCGACTACAAAACCTTTGATACCAAAGGAAATGTCGCCAGCATTATGTATTCTGAAGAAGAATCCGGTTATCTGGCCGGTTATGCCGCTGTTATGGATGGTATGACAAAGCTTGGCTTCATGGGCGGTATGGCTGTTCCAGCAGTACAATCCTTCGGCTACGGCTACTTACAAGGTGCTGAGGCTGCTGCTGCAGAACTCGGTCTGGCTGATGGTGCAATCTCGGCAATCTACCATTACACCGGCGACTTCAATGAGACCGATAACAATAAAGCCACCGCTAAAACTATGTATCAAGGTGGTACAGAAGTGATCTTTGCTTGCGGCGGTGCCGTAGGCAAGAGCGTTATGTCTGCAGCTGCCGAAGCAGGAAAAAAAGTTATCGGCGTTGACGTTGACCAACGCTATGACAGCGAAACTGTTATTACTTCCGCAACCAAAGGTTTGCGGGCTTCTGTAGTCCAAGTTCTCGAGTCCATCTACAAAACCGACAGCTGGAGCACTTTTGCCGGACAAACCACCTATTTCGCAGCAGCTAACGATGGAATCGGACTCCCCACTGCTGTCATCGGGGATGCTAAGGCCAACGCATTTGACCGGTTCGGAAAATTCACTGTAGAGCAATATGAAAAAGTATTTAAGTCTTTAGTGGATGGTTCTGTGGATCCTATCCGAACCATCGAAGTAAAAGATGCCAACGGTTATGCTACTGCGGATGAGCTTGTATCCGGACTTAAACTCAGCAAAGTTACCGTTGAAGTTCGATAA
- a CDS encoding TVP38/TMEM64 family protein: MKQKLNRKSSFLITLLLFVLVIGPLLYWSWPYLTLLSDPDQVREIIIRSGTWGPLVFIFLQIVQVLIAPIPGQVIGVIGGFLFGPFLGLLYTMLGATIGFTLVFILSRKLGRPFVERFVDRKNMERFDHLSEEKGAWVFFFIFLLPAFPDDLIAFIAGLTTIPIRTLVLISVAGRLPGYAVLAFMGNGLALENLNPVVVTIAALIIIFVLAWWKRGWLREFVEHRNRTQFISEQWNLHWQKIILWTIILVIIFVIFYYAATVTPIQR; the protein is encoded by the coding sequence ATGAAGCAGAAGCTGAATCGAAAGTCTTCGTTTTTAATAACTTTGCTGCTATTTGTCCTGGTTATTGGTCCTCTGCTCTATTGGAGCTGGCCCTACTTAACCCTTTTAAGCGACCCGGATCAAGTCCGCGAGATCATTATTCGATCAGGGACCTGGGGGCCGCTGGTGTTTATTTTCTTACAGATTGTGCAGGTCTTGATTGCCCCCATACCCGGTCAGGTTATTGGGGTCATTGGCGGATTTTTATTTGGTCCCTTTCTGGGTTTGCTTTACACAATGCTGGGTGCCACCATTGGATTTACCTTAGTTTTTATTCTCTCCCGGAAATTAGGACGTCCCTTTGTGGAACGGTTTGTGGATAGGAAGAATATGGAGCGCTTTGACCATCTTTCAGAGGAAAAAGGAGCCTGGGTGTTCTTTTTTATTTTTCTCCTGCCCGCTTTTCCAGATGATCTTATTGCATTTATTGCCGGACTAACGACGATTCCCATCCGGACCCTGGTTCTGATCTCTGTGGCAGGCCGGCTGCCGGGCTATGCCGTCTTAGCCTTTATGGGCAATGGATTGGCCTTGGAGAATCTGAACCCTGTAGTGGTTACGATTGCGGCATTAATTATTATCTTTGTCTTAGCATGGTGGAAGCGAGGGTGGTTACGGGAGTTTGTCGAGCACAGGAATCGAACTCAATTCATCAGTGAACAGTGGAATTTGCATTGGCAAAAGATCATTCTTTGGACCATTATTTTGGTTATTATTTTTGTGATATTTTATTATGCCGCTACGGTTACCCCCATTCAACGCTAA